A window of Ipomoea triloba cultivar NCNSP0323 chromosome 2, ASM357664v1 contains these coding sequences:
- the LOC116009930 gene encoding organelle RRM domain-containing protein 6, chloroplastic-like has product MAAANAIPSSSPLVSTTIKQCILIPIRQFCPPPSYCEPSIRPRNLATRIKILSCLPTTPHAHNPPPTTKLFVSGLSFRTTEDSLRNAFKNFGNLIQVNVVMDRVANRPRGFAFLRYATEEESNKAIQGMHGKFLDGRVIFVEVAKPRSDQKSAKPKGKTGSTDTIA; this is encoded by the exons ATGGCCGCAGCTAATGCTATACCGTCTTCTTCACCACTAGTTTCCACAACCATAAAACAATGCATACTCATACCCATAAGACAATTTTGTCCTCCTCCTTCTTATTGTGAGCCCTCAATTCGCCCCCGTAATTTGGCAACTCGTATAAAAATCCTATCATGCCTTCCTACTACTCCCCACGCCCACAACCCTCCTCCCACCACCAAGCTCTTTGTCAGTG GGCTTTCTTTTCGGACCACGGAAGACAGCTTGAGAAATGCCTTCAAAAACTTTGGCAATCTTAtccaag TTAATGTAGTCATGGACCGAGTTGCGAATAGACCCAGAGGCTTTGCTTTTCTTCGTTATGCTACGGAAGAGGAATCCAACAAGGCAATTCAGGGAATGCATGGGAAG TTCTTGGATGGCAGGGTGATATTTGTTGAAGTTGCAAAGCCTAGATCAGATCAGAAGTCGGCCAAGCCCAAAGGCAAAACCGGAAGCACCGACACCATTGCATAA
- the LOC116005590 gene encoding ARF guanine-nucleotide exchange factor GNOM-like, with protein sequence MGRLRLQSNINAIEEEPEDCEAASSSKNALACMINSEVSAVLAVMRRNMRWGGRFVSGDDQLEHSLIQSLKTLRKQIFSWQQQWQTINPALYLQPFLEVIRSDETGAPITGVALSSVYNILTLDVIDLNTTNVEDAMHLVVDAVTSCRFEVTDPASEEVVLMKILQVLLACMRSKVSVVLSNQHVCTIVNTCFRVVHQAGTKGELLQRIARHTMHELVRCIFSHLPEVDNTQCSLVKRGSSTKHEVSGLDGDYGFSSKSENGTGSSEYDSQPPSGGFASSGSTGLQSAAMDDSMVISDYGKDTVPYDLHLMTEPYGVPCMVEIFHFLCSLLNVVEHKGMGPRANTIAFDEDVPLFALGLINSAIELGGMAIRNHPRLLSLVQDELFRNLMQFGLSMSPLILSMVCSIVLNLYQHLRTELKLQLEAFFSCVVLRLAQSRYGASYQQQEVAMEALVDFCRQKTFMVEMYANLDCDITCGNVFEELANLLSKSAFPVNSPLSAMHILALDGLIAVIQGMAERISNGSYNSEPHIINLDEYTPFWMVKCENYSDPDHWVPFVRRRKYIKRRLMIGADHFNRDPKKGLEFLQGTHLLPEKLDPQSVACFFRFTAGLDKNLVGDFLGNHDEFCVQVLQEFAGTFDFQDMNLDTALRLFLETFRLPGESQKIQRVLEAFSERYYEQSPQILANKDAALLLSYSLIMLNTDQHNVQVKKKMTEEDFIRNNRHINGGNDLPREFLTELYHSICSNEIRTTPEQGAGFAEMTPSRWIDLMSKSKKTSPYIVCDSRAYLDHDMFAIMSGPTIAAISVVFDHAEHEDVYQTCIDGFLAVAKISACHHLEDVLDDLVVSLCKFTTLLNPSAVEEPVLAFGDDAKARMATVTVFTIANKYGDFIRTGWRNILDCILRLHKLGLLPARVASDAADDSEISSEPGHGKPLTNSLSSAHIQSIGTPKRSSGLMGRFSQLLSLDTEEPRSQPTEQQLAAHQRTLQTIQKCHIDSIFTESKFLLADSLLQLARALIWAAGRPQKGSSSPEDEDTAVFCLELLIAITLNNRDRIGLLWQGVYDHIANIVHSTVMPCALVEKAVFGLLRICQRLLPYKENLADELLRSLQLVLKLDARVADAYCEQITQEVSRLVKANATHIRSQTGWRTIASLLSITARHLEASEVGFNALLFIMSDGAHLSPANYVLCIDAARQFAESRVGQADRSVSAVDLMASSVSCLTSWSKDTREAMAETEALKLSQDIGEMWLRLVQGLRKVCLDQREEVRNHALLSLQKCLTGVDDMYLPHGLWLQCFDMVVFTVLDDLIEISQGHSQKDYRNMEGTLVLALKLLNKVFLQLLPKLSQLTTFCKLWRGVLNRMEKYMKVKVRNKKSDKLQELVPELLKNTLLVMKTSGVLVQRSALGGDSLWDLTWLHVNNILPSLQSEVFPDQDPEQAQRIQGEPARSPVSTETDSTVNE encoded by the exons ATGGGGCGATTAAGACTACAATCTAACATCAACGCAATTGAAGAGGAACCAGAAGATTGTGAGGCTGCCTCCTCCAGTAAAAATGCTTTAGCATGCATGATAAATTCAGAGGTAAGTGCTGTGTTGGCAGTGATGAGAAGGAATATGAGGTGGGGTGGTCGATTTGTGTCAGGGGATGACCAGCTAGAACACTCCTTAATCCAGTCCCTGAAGACACTGCGAAAGCAGATATTTTCCTGGCAACAACAATGGCAAACTATTAACCCAGCATTGTATCTTCAACCATTTCTAGAAGTTATTCGATCGGATGAAACTGGGGCACCGATCACTGGTGTTGCCTTGTCATCTGTCTACAACATTTTGACTCTTGATGTAATTGATCTGAACACCACCAATGTTGAAGATGCTATGCACTTGGTTGTCGATGCTGTGACTAGCTGCAGATTTGAGGTTACTGATCCTGCATCAGAAGAAGTTGTACTCATGAAAATACTTCAAGTCCTTTTGGCTTGCATGAGAAGCAAAGTCTCGGTTGTCTTGAGTAATCAACATGTTTGCACCATTGTCAATACCTGCTTTCGAGTAGTTCATCAAGCTGGAACGAAAGGTGAGCTCTTGCAACGGATAGCACGGCACACCATGCATGAACTTGTGAGGTGTATCTTCTCTCACCTTCCCGAAGTTGACAACACACAATGCTCATTAGTTAAACGGGGCAGTTCTACAAAACATGAG GTTTCTGGCCTAGATGGTGATTACGGTTTCAGTAGTAAGTCAGAGAATGGTACAGGTTCTTCTGAATATGATAGCCAACCACCTTCAGGAGGTTTTGCTTCTTCTGGATCCACAGGCTTGCAGAGTGCTGCAATGGACGACAGCATGGTCATAAGTGATTATGGGAAGGATACCGTTCCTTATGATTTACATCTAATGACTGAGCCATATGGGGTCCCTTGTATGGTTGAGATATTTCATTTCCTGTGCTCATTGCTGAATGTTGTTGAACATAAGGGAATGGGCCCTAGAGCAAACACTATAGCATTTGATGAAGACGTCCCTCTATTTGCTCTAGGTTTGATCAACTCAGCAATTGAACTAGGCGGTATGGCTATTCGGAATCATCCTAGATTATTGAGTTTGGTACAGGATGAACTATTCCGTAATCTCATGCAATTTGGCTTGTCAATGAGTCCGTTGATTCTTTCAATGGTCTGTAGCATTGTTCTAAATCTCTATCAGCATTTGCGTACTGAACTGAAACTGCAGCTTGAGGCTTTCTTTTCTTGTGTGGTATTGAGGCTTGCACAAAGTCGTTATGGGGCTTCATACCAGCAGCAGGAGGTTGCAATGGAGGCTCTTGTTGACTTTTGTAGACAGAAAACATTTATGGTAGAGATGTATGCAAATTTGGATTGTGATATAACTTGTGGAAATGTTTTTGAAGAACTTGCTAATCTATTGTCGAAAAGTGCTTTTCCTGTGAATTCTCCTTTGTCTGCCATGCACATTCTTGCTTTAGATGGATTGATTGCTGTAATTCAGGGAATGGCTGAGAGGATAAGCAATGGATCATATAATTCAGAACCACATATAATAAATCTTGATGAGTATACTCCGTTCTGGATGGTAAAATGTGAGAACTATAGTGATCCTGATCATTGGGTACCATTTGTACGGAGGAGGAAGTATATCAAAAGGAGATTAATGATTGGAGCTGATCACTTTAATCGAGATCCAAAGAAAGGGTTAGAATTTCTCCAAGGAACACACCTTTTGCCTGAAAAACTTGATCCACAAAGTGTGGCTTGCTTTTTTAGGTTTACTGCAGGGCTAGACAAGAACCTTGTTGGAGATTTTCTTGGAAACCACGATGAGTTTTGTGTTCAGGTTCTTCAGGAGTTTGCTGGAACATTTGATTTTCAAGACATGAACTTAGATACTGCTTTACGTTTGTTTTTGGAGACTTTCCGATTGCCCGGAGAATCCCAAAAGATACAGAGAGTGCTTGAG GCTTTTTCAGAAAGATACTATGAGCAATCACCACAGATTTTAGCTAATAAAGATGCTGCTCTATTATTGTCATATTCCCTGATAATGCTTAACACTGACCAGCATAATGTAcaggtgaagaagaagatgacagAAGAGGATTTCATTCGAAATAATAGACACATAAATGGAGGCAATGACCTCCCTCGTGAGTTTTTGACGGAACTCTATCATTCAATCTGCAGCAATGAGATCCGCACAACACCAGAACAAGGTGCTGGTTTTGCAGAAATGACACCCAGCCGTTGGATTGATTTGATGAGTAAATCTAAGAAAACTTCTCCATATATAGTGTGTGATTCCAGAGCATACCTCGACCATGATATGTTTGCCATAATGTCTGGTCCAACTATTGCTGCCATCTCAGTGGTGTTTGATCATGCTGAACATGAAGATGTTTACCAGACATGTATTGATGGATTCTTAGCTGTTGCAAAG ATATCTGCTTGCCATCATCTTGaagatgttttggatgatttggTGGTATCACTCTGTAAGTTCACAACGCTTTTGAATCCTTCAGCTGTTGAAGAGCCTGTTTTAGCTTTTGGTGATGATGCAAAAGCAAGGATGGCAACTGTTACAGTTTTCACTATTGCAAACAAATATGGTGACTTTATCCGCACTGGCTGGAGAAACATTTTGGATTGCATCTTGAGATTGCACAAGCTTGGCCTTCTACCTGCTCGTGTGGCAAGTGATGCAGCTGATGACTCTGAGATATCTTCTGAACCTGGACATGGGAAGCCTCTCACGAATTCATTATCTTCTGCCCATATACAATCTATAGGCACACCTAAAAGATCTTCTGGGCTAATGGGCCGATTTAGTCAACTCCTATCTTTAGATACAGAAGAGCCAAGGTCCCAACCTACTGAGCAACAACTTGCAGCTCATCAACGCACACTTCAGACAATTCAAAAGTGTCACATAGACAGTATCTTTACTGAAAGCAAATTTCTGTTAGCTGATTCTTTATTACAGCTTGCACGGGCACTTATATGGGCTGCAGGGAGACCTCAAAAGGGCAGTAGTTCTCCTGAAGATGAAGACACTGCGGTATTCTGCTTGGAATTGCTGATTGCGATTACCTTGAACAATCGGGATAGAATTGGTCTTCTTTGGCAAGGAGTTTATGATCATATTGCTAATATTGTTCATTCAACAGTAATGCCTTGTGCTCTAGTTGAAAAGGCTGTTTTTGGGCTCCTCCGTATCTGCCAGAGGTTGCTCCCCTACAAAGAGAACTTGGCTGATGAACTTTTGAGATCACTTCAACTGGTTCTCAAGCTTGATGCCCGTGTTGCTGATGCATATTGTGAACAAATTACTCAAGAAGTCAGTCGTTTGGTTAAAGCGAATGCCACTCACATTCGTTCTCAGACTGGCTGGCGCACAATAGCATCTTTACTTTCTATCACAGCTAGACATCTAGAAGCATCTGAAGTGGGATTTAATGCCCTACTATTCATCATGTCTGATGGAGCACATTTGTCACCAGCTAATTATGTCCTTTGCATTGATGCAGCAAGACAATTTGCAGAATCTCGTGTTGGCCAAGCTGATAGATCTGTTAGTGCTGTGGATCTTATGGCAAGTTCCGTTTCTTGTTTGACATCATGGTCGAAAGATACTAGAGAAGCTATGGCAGAGACAGAAGCTCTAAAATTGTCTCAAGATATCGGGGAGATGTGGCTGAGGCTTGTACAGGGGCTGAGAAAAGTTTGTCTGGACCAAAGGGAAGAAGTAAGAAATCATGCTCTTCTGTCACTTCAGAAGTGCTTGACAGGAGTTGATGATATGTACCTCCCACACGGTTTGTGGTTGCAATGCTTCGATATGGTTGTCTTCACAGTTTTGGATGACTTGATCGAAATTTCACAGGGACACTCCCAGAAAGACTATAGAAACATGGAAGGTACACTCGTCCTCGCACTGAAGCTCCTGAATAAGGTGTTTCTACAGTTACTCCCCAAGCTCTCTCAATTAACTACCTTCTGCAAACTGTGGCGAGGTGTCCTCAACCGGATGGAGAAATACATGAAGGTGAAAGTCAGAAACAAGAAAAGCGACAAGCTTCAAGAATTAGTACCCGAGCTCCTGAAGAACACTTTACTCGTAATGAAGACAAGTGGAGTACTCGTTCAGAGGAGTGCTCTAGGTGGAGATAGCCTGTGGGATTTGACATGGTTGCACGTGAACAACATTCTTCCATCTCTGCAGTCTGAAGTTTTCCCCGATCAAGATCCAGAGCAAGCACAGCGTATTCAAGGTGAACCAGCTCGAAGCCCTGTCTCTACTGAAACCGACTCTACTGTAAACGAATAG